The sequence GGAAATGTTCAAGTACTACTCGTTCGTGCGGCGCGAGCCCGTACGCCAGGTGGGACACAACGCTCTGGCCGGACTAACTTACAGCTTCATCTTTTTTCTGATGTCGCTGGAGATTCTCACCGGCCTGGTGCTCTATAGCCAGGTGCGCGGGCCCGGACTGGCACGCACCCTGTTCGGCTGGCTGCCCGGCATCATTGACATCCAGTACTTGAGGCTCTTTCACTTCCTGGGCATGTTCGCGTTCATCGCGTTTGCCATCCACCATGTGTACAGCGCCATTTTGGTGTCCATTGAGGAGCGCAACGGCCTGCTGGAAAGCATGTTCTCTGGCTTCAAATTCGTTCAGGGCTACGAACTTGAGGAGCAGGAGCAGCGCCGTCAGATTCTGCTTAAGACTTCCCTGCCCAGCCGAATCGCACGCTGGTGGACGAGCCGCAAGAAGAAGGGCGCATGATGCAGGACTCTACGCAACCCCCAGCGCAAACGACGACGCAGCAACGCCGCGTTGTCGTCCTCGGCCTGGGCAACTTGATCCACTGCGATGATGGCGCTGGCATCCATGCTATTCAGCGGTTGCTCGGCGACCCGCGCCTCCCCGCCGGCGTTGAAGTCATGGACGGCGGCACCCTGGGCCTGCAATTGCTCCCCGCTATTGAAGACGCCACGCACATCCTGGTGCTCGACGCGGTGAACACCGGCGCCGCCCCAGGCGCCATCGTCCGCTACGCCATGACCGAACTGGAGCCCCTGCCTGGAAGCCCGAGCGTCCACCAGATCGGCTTCGCTGACATGCTCGAAGGGCTGCGCTGGATGAACAAGTTCTCCAACAAGATGATTGTCCTGCTGGGGGTGCAACCGGAGCAGACCGGATGGGGAGAGAGCCTCAGCCCCACAGTAGAGGCAGCTCTGCCTGCGTTGATTCAGGCCACTCTAGAGGAATTGCAGAAATGGCGAGCGACCATTGAGACGCCGGCTTCAGCACTACACATTGCTTAGGGAACCCGCTCGCCGTCGAACACCTGCCATCTTCGGCGCCGATGGAGGCTTGCGTTAGAAGCATCTGCATTTCGTGTTGCTTCTCTGCGGGGATGGTCGGCAGCTTGTGCCCAATCACCTCGGCGCGGGTGTAACCGTAGAGTTTCCTCAGCCGAGGCATTCCACTCTTCAACCACCAGGTCAGAGTTAAAGAGCGCGATGGCAGCAGGAGAACAGTTGAGAATCCCGAGATAGCGTGCACGTGACCGCCGCAGCTGTTGCTCGCTTTTGCGGCGTCCCCGCAACACGAACCAGCCGGCCCAGAAGGCTAACAGGAAAGAGGAAACACCCCTCGACTGATGTACAGGTAGTGAAGAGTAAGGTAATCGGCGTCGCGGAAGAAACGAGATTCAAGCAGTTCCCAGACGGCGAACACAAATCCGACAACGCTGATGCTCGAAAGCGCCAGCGTGACCCAAAACCACCGCCGTTCGGGAGAATTATCGGGCATCAATCCCCCGGGTTGCGGTTATCTTG comes from Terriglobia bacterium and encodes:
- the cybH gene encoding Ni/Fe-hydrogenase, b-type cytochrome subunit — protein: MATTRGIPIVADQPPEQCLARVYVWQLPVRVSHWLIFFAIIALSFTGYYMHNPFVISRAPGTYMMGTMRYIHIISGYIFLAAFMMRVYYFVAGNYWASWRFFIPTDRQRLKTAREMFKYYSFVRREPVRQVGHNALAGLTYSFIFFLMSLEILTGLVLYSQVRGPGLARTLFGWLPGIIDIQYLRLFHFLGMFAFIAFAIHHVYSAILVSIEERNGLLESMFSGFKFVQGYELEEQEQRRQILLKTSLPSRIARWWTSRKKKGA
- a CDS encoding hydrogenase maturation protease, whose product is MMQDSTQPPAQTTTQQRRVVVLGLGNLIHCDDGAGIHAIQRLLGDPRLPAGVEVMDGGTLGLQLLPAIEDATHILVLDAVNTGAAPGAIVRYAMTELEPLPGSPSVHQIGFADMLEGLRWMNKFSNKMIVLLGVQPEQTGWGESLSPTVEAALPALIQATLEELQKWRATIETPASALHIA